The Zobellia alginiliquefaciens genome contains a region encoding:
- a CDS encoding HU family DNA-binding protein — MNKTELIDAMAADAGITKAAAKKALESFLGNVEGSLKGGNRVSLVGFGSWSVSKRNAREGRNPSTGKTIKIAAKNVVKFKAGSDLASSVN; from the coding sequence ATGAACAAAACAGAATTGATCGATGCAATGGCAGCAGATGCCGGCATCACAAAAGCCGCAGCAAAAAAAGCATTGGAATCTTTCTTAGGAAATGTTGAAGGATCTCTTAAAGGAGGTAACAGAGTTTCTTTGGTTGGTTTTGGATCTTGGTCAGTATCTAAAAGAAATGCTAGAGAAGGAAGAAACCCTTCTACAGGTAAAACTATCAAAATTGCAGCTAAGAACGTTGTTAAGTTCAAAGCAGGATCTGACTTGGCCAGTTCAGTAAACTAA
- the fmt gene encoding methionyl-tRNA formyltransferase, protein MKDLRIVFMGTPEFATTILAKLVENNYNVVGVITAPDRPAGRGRSLQQSHVKKYALEKGLKILQPTNLKNEDFLAKLKSLNANLQVVVAFRMLPKAVWAMPEYGTFNLHASLLPDYRGAAPINWAIINGEKETGVTTFFIDDKIDTGEIILQDRTSINEDMSAGELHDNLMVMGADLVLKTAEAIGKGPVTTVAQPTSKELKEAFKIHKDTCKINWNASINDIYNHIRGLSPYPGAWTTLVNGDEKLFIKIFETSKENTDHELQVGDIEVSKKELKVAVNGGYIHLLEIQLPGKRRMKIQDVLNGLNLQKNAQMV, encoded by the coding sequence ATGAAAGATTTACGCATCGTTTTTATGGGAACGCCAGAGTTTGCCACTACCATACTAGCAAAGCTTGTTGAAAATAATTATAATGTAGTTGGTGTAATTACCGCTCCGGACAGACCGGCCGGAAGAGGCAGAAGCCTACAACAATCTCATGTAAAGAAATACGCGCTTGAAAAGGGATTAAAAATCCTACAACCTACCAATCTTAAAAATGAAGATTTTTTAGCCAAACTAAAGTCTTTAAACGCAAACCTTCAGGTTGTCGTAGCTTTTCGCATGTTACCAAAAGCGGTGTGGGCCATGCCAGAATATGGTACATTCAACCTTCATGCTTCACTACTACCAGATTACAGGGGGGCCGCGCCAATAAACTGGGCCATCATCAACGGAGAAAAAGAAACCGGGGTTACCACTTTCTTTATAGATGATAAAATAGATACCGGAGAAATCATCCTGCAGGATCGTACGAGTATCAATGAAGATATGTCCGCTGGAGAATTACATGATAATTTAATGGTTATGGGCGCTGATCTTGTGCTTAAAACTGCTGAAGCCATTGGCAAAGGACCAGTGACCACAGTAGCGCAACCCACTTCAAAAGAATTAAAAGAAGCCTTTAAAATACATAAGGATACTTGTAAAATTAATTGGAACGCGTCAATAAATGACATTTACAATCACATAAGAGGATTAAGCCCCTATCCTGGCGCTTGGACAACTTTGGTAAATGGAGATGAAAAACTCTTCATAAAGATTTTTGAAACCTCGAAAGAAAATACTGACCATGAATTACAAGTGGGAGATATAGAAGTAAGTAAAAAGGAACTGAAAGTTGCGGTTAATGGCGGCTATATACACCTACTGGAAATACAATTGCCGGGTAAGAGAAGAATGAAGATACAAGATGTTCTAAATGGCCTAAACTTGCAAAAAAATGCCCAAATGGTGTAA
- a CDS encoding RecQ family ATP-dependent DNA helicase: protein MHKDPISILRQYWGFTSFKGSQKKIIDAVLNKQDVLALLPTGGGKSVCFQVPAMAQEGLCIVVSPLIALIQDQVESLKRKGIKAIALTGGIPFTELLDLLDNCLYGGYKFVYLSPERLQQDLVQEKIQQMNVNLVAIDEAHCISQWGHDFRPAYLECAQLRKLLPQTPVVALTATATDKVANDIVETLHLTAPTIVKDSFARKNISFKILWEQDKLYRLGQLCSQIQKSGIVYVGTRRSTVELSQFLNSKGCSATFFHGGITKKEKEKKLDQWLTNKVQIMVATNAFGMGVDKPDVSLVVHYQIPDCLENYYQEAGRAGRDGSPAEAVLITNSNDEEQLKNQFLSVLPDTAFLKKIYNKLNNYFQIGYGEGSNEILQFNFNEFVGTYGLNSFLAYNGLKVLDRNSVISLSESFSKRTIVQFISEKDAIFDYLDLHKTAANIIQTILRTYGGIFDFETKINPGLIAKKTNSSEQHVLKVLDQLKKDGIITYEAQQSDLEIIFLVPREDDLTINVFAKEVQEQNRVKTDKIFQMIGYIKNDKKCRSRQILEYFGENDTEDCGICDVCLRKRNVAEPTYNQVSEEIKTLLAVSPQTSRALAAVMDYKEKIILRALQLMLEDGDIEINTRNQYRIK, encoded by the coding sequence ATGCATAAAGACCCGATATCCATTTTACGGCAATATTGGGGCTTTACGAGTTTTAAAGGCTCCCAAAAAAAGATTATAGATGCTGTTTTAAACAAACAAGATGTGCTAGCCTTGTTACCCACCGGTGGGGGCAAATCCGTTTGTTTTCAAGTTCCCGCCATGGCGCAAGAAGGGCTCTGTATAGTAGTTTCTCCTCTCATCGCCCTTATACAAGATCAGGTAGAAAGTCTTAAAAGAAAAGGAATTAAGGCTATTGCCCTTACCGGAGGTATCCCCTTTACCGAGCTTTTGGACTTACTGGATAATTGTTTATACGGAGGATATAAATTTGTATACCTATCTCCAGAACGTCTACAACAAGATTTGGTACAGGAAAAGATTCAACAAATGAACGTGAATCTTGTGGCTATAGATGAAGCGCATTGTATTTCTCAATGGGGCCATGATTTTAGACCGGCCTATCTAGAATGTGCCCAACTACGCAAATTGCTGCCCCAAACACCCGTGGTGGCACTTACCGCCACGGCTACGGACAAAGTTGCCAATGACATTGTGGAAACGTTACATTTAACAGCTCCTACAATTGTAAAAGACTCTTTTGCGAGAAAGAACATTTCCTTTAAAATTCTATGGGAACAAGATAAGTTGTATCGTCTAGGGCAGTTATGTTCGCAAATACAGAAAAGTGGAATTGTTTACGTAGGTACACGAAGAAGTACGGTAGAACTCTCTCAATTTTTAAATTCCAAAGGATGTAGCGCTACTTTTTTTCATGGTGGAATTACCAAAAAGGAGAAGGAGAAAAAACTGGATCAATGGCTGACGAACAAAGTTCAGATTATGGTGGCTACAAATGCTTTTGGCATGGGAGTGGACAAACCAGATGTTTCATTAGTTGTACATTACCAAATACCGGACTGTTTAGAGAATTATTATCAAGAAGCGGGAAGAGCAGGTCGCGATGGTTCTCCTGCAGAAGCTGTTCTAATTACGAATTCAAATGACGAAGAGCAACTCAAGAATCAGTTTTTAAGCGTTTTACCAGATACGGCATTTTTAAAAAAAATATACAATAAACTTAATAACTACTTCCAAATAGGGTATGGCGAAGGCAGCAATGAAATACTGCAATTCAACTTTAACGAGTTTGTAGGAACCTATGGGCTCAATTCGTTTTTAGCTTATAACGGATTAAAAGTTTTAGACCGTAACTCTGTAATTTCATTATCGGAATCATTTTCAAAAAGGACGATAGTACAGTTTATTTCAGAAAAAGATGCCATTTTCGATTATCTGGATTTACATAAAACTGCTGCAAACATCATCCAGACCATTTTAAGAACCTACGGAGGTATTTTCGACTTTGAAACCAAAATAAACCCTGGACTCATTGCGAAAAAAACGAATAGTTCAGAACAACATGTCCTTAAAGTTTTGGACCAACTAAAAAAAGACGGAATCATTACCTATGAAGCACAACAGAGTGATTTAGAGATTATCTTTCTTGTTCCTCGCGAAGACGACCTTACCATAAATGTATTTGCAAAAGAAGTACAAGAACAAAACCGAGTAAAAACGGATAAGATTTTCCAAATGATAGGTTACATTAAGAATGATAAAAAATGTAGAAGTAGGCAGATTTTAGAATATTTTGGAGAAAACGATACGGAAGACTGTGGCATCTGTGATGTTTGCCTAAGGAAAAGAAATGTAGCGGAACCAACTTACAATCAGGTTTCAGAGGAAATCAAAACCTTATTAGCAGTATCCCCACAAACATCACGTGCACTTGCAGCGGTCATGGACTATAAAGAAAAAATAATTTTAAGAGCTTTACAATTGATGCTGGAGGACGGTGATATTGAGATAAACACAAGAAATCAATACAGAATAAAATAA
- a CDS encoding ATP-binding protein, producing the protein MDLKKVVITGGPSTGKTSVIENLERKGYHCVHELIRSMTSSEKNENDAPDFAVNPIVSVKDPKKFNQNLLDGRIKQYTDADSTTEEIVFFDRGIPDVHAYMNCFGQTYSEAFEKPCYTYRYEQILLMPPWKEIHVVDNERFESFEEAERIYQHLKTTYEQVGYTITIVPTGTIEERTDFILKQLNLK; encoded by the coding sequence TTGGATCTTAAAAAAGTAGTTATTACAGGTGGCCCTAGTACGGGCAAAACATCGGTTATTGAAAATCTTGAGAGAAAAGGGTATCACTGCGTACACGAGCTCATCCGAAGTATGACTTCGTCCGAAAAGAATGAGAATGACGCTCCAGATTTTGCAGTTAACCCTATAGTTTCCGTAAAAGACCCTAAAAAGTTCAATCAAAACCTTTTAGACGGCAGAATTAAACAATATACGGACGCGGACAGCACTACTGAAGAAATTGTGTTTTTTGACCGGGGAATTCCAGATGTACATGCGTATATGAACTGTTTTGGGCAAACCTACTCCGAGGCGTTTGAAAAGCCATGTTACACTTATAGATACGAGCAAATTCTATTGATGCCGCCATGGAAAGAAATCCATGTAGTAGATAATGAACGTTTTGAATCTTTTGAGGAAGCAGAACGGATTTACCAACACCTTAAAACCACCTATGAGCAAGTAGGTTATACAATTACAATAGTACCTACGGGAACAATTGAAGAACGTACCGATTTTATTCTAAAACAGTTAAACCTAAAATAA
- a CDS encoding DUF493 family protein: MDKENPEAFYKRLHEQLEESAKWPSNYLYKFIVESKPEKVSQIHKIFDNTGAVIDLKESKNGKYTSVSITVNMKNPDAVIEKYKEVGQVEGVISL, from the coding sequence ATGGACAAAGAGAATCCTGAAGCGTTTTATAAGCGTCTACATGAGCAATTGGAAGAGAGCGCCAAATGGCCTTCTAATTACCTATATAAATTTATAGTAGAAAGTAAACCTGAAAAAGTAAGTCAAATTCATAAAATATTTGATAACACGGGTGCCGTAATAGATTTGAAGGAGTCTAAAAACGGAAAATATACGAGCGTTTCCATTACGGTGAACATGAAAAATCCCGATGCTGTAATAGAGAAATATAAAGAAGTTGGCCAAGTTGAAGGGGTAATCTCCCTTTAA
- a CDS encoding DUF4290 domain-containing protein, giving the protein MNLVENLEYNTERSKLIIPEYGRHFQKMVDHAISIEDDEERNKVAQAIISVMGNIQPHLRDVPDFQHKLWDQLFIMSDFKLDVKSPFPITSKEVLRQRPEPLEYPQNFPKYRFYGNNIKRMIDVAVKWEKGDMRDGLEYAIANHMKKCYLNWNKDTVDDSAIFKHLLELSDGQIDLKGESLTDSGQFLKNRVAKTPRNNNSGKKNNQRNNNNRGKKRY; this is encoded by the coding sequence TTGAATTTAGTAGAAAACCTAGAATATAACACGGAAAGGTCAAAATTGATCATTCCCGAGTATGGGCGTCATTTTCAGAAAATGGTAGATCATGCCATTTCCATAGAGGACGATGAAGAGCGAAACAAAGTAGCCCAAGCTATTATTAGTGTTATGGGTAATATTCAGCCGCATTTAAGAGATGTGCCCGATTTTCAACATAAACTTTGGGATCAGTTATTTATCATGTCCGATTTTAAATTAGATGTGAAATCACCTTTTCCTATCACTAGTAAAGAGGTTTTGAGACAGCGTCCAGAGCCGTTAGAATACCCTCAGAATTTTCCAAAATACCGTTTTTATGGAAATAACATCAAACGAATGATAGATGTTGCCGTTAAATGGGAAAAGGGAGATATGCGTGATGGCCTGGAATATGCCATTGCCAACCACATGAAAAAATGTTACCTGAATTGGAACAAAGATACTGTGGATGACTCAGCTATTTTCAAACACCTACTTGAACTTAGTGACGGTCAAATAGATTTAAAAGGAGAAAGCCTTACCGATAGCGGTCAATTTTTGAAAAACCGGGTGGCAAAAACTCCAAGAAATAATAATTCAGGAAAGAAAAATAACCAACGTAACAATAACAATCGCGGTAAAAAGCGATACTAA
- the murA gene encoding UDP-N-acetylglucosamine 1-carboxyvinyltransferase encodes MGTFKIEGGHQLTGEITPQGAKNEALQILCAVLLTNETVTIKNIPNIVDVNKLIALLEDLGVKIQKKAKGSYSFKADDINLDYLQSDQFKEDGRGLRGSIMLVGPLLARFGKGYIPKPGGDKIGRRRLDTHFEGFIKLGAKFRYNKEEYFYGVEAKKLKGTYMLLDEASVTGTANILMAAVLAEGKTTIYNAACEPYLQQLCKMLNRMGAKISGVGSNLLEIEGVESLGGTEHTMLPDMIEIGSWIGLAAMTKSELTIKNVSWDDLGQIPTVFRKLGITVERKGDDIFIPKHTNGYEIQNFIDGSILTIADAPWPGLTPDLLSIILVVATQAKGEVLIHQKMFESRLFFVDKLIDMGAKIILCDPHRATVIGHDFKSTLKATTMVSPDIRAGVSLLIAALSAKGTSTIHNIEQIDRGYEDIDTRLRAIGAKITRV; translated from the coding sequence ATGGGTACCTTTAAAATTGAAGGCGGTCACCAACTTACTGGTGAAATAACGCCACAAGGGGCAAAAAACGAAGCCCTACAAATTCTTTGTGCCGTATTACTTACGAATGAAACGGTTACCATTAAAAACATTCCTAACATCGTAGATGTCAATAAGCTTATTGCTCTGCTTGAAGATTTGGGCGTAAAGATCCAAAAGAAAGCAAAAGGATCGTACAGCTTTAAGGCAGATGATATTAATTTAGATTATCTACAGTCGGACCAATTTAAAGAAGATGGCCGTGGTCTTAGAGGGTCTATTATGCTGGTAGGTCCGCTTTTGGCGCGTTTTGGAAAAGGATATATTCCTAAACCGGGCGGTGATAAAATAGGACGTAGACGTTTGGATACCCACTTTGAAGGGTTTATAAAGTTAGGGGCCAAGTTCAGGTACAACAAAGAAGAATACTTCTATGGTGTTGAGGCTAAAAAATTAAAGGGTACCTACATGTTACTGGATGAAGCTTCCGTAACGGGTACAGCTAATATTCTTATGGCAGCTGTTCTGGCAGAAGGTAAAACAACGATTTACAATGCTGCTTGCGAGCCCTATTTGCAACAGCTGTGTAAAATGTTGAACCGTATGGGTGCTAAGATTTCCGGAGTTGGTTCTAATTTATTGGAAATTGAAGGTGTTGAGTCCTTAGGGGGAACAGAACACACCATGCTTCCGGATATGATTGAAATTGGTAGTTGGATCGGTCTGGCCGCTATGACCAAAAGTGAACTTACCATTAAAAATGTAAGTTGGGACGATTTGGGTCAGATACCAACGGTATTTAGAAAGTTGGGAATTACGGTAGAAAGAAAAGGCGATGATATTTTCATTCCCAAGCATACAAATGGATATGAGATACAGAACTTTATAGATGGTTCTATTCTTACTATTGCAGATGCACCATGGCCCGGACTTACGCCAGATTTATTAAGTATAATTCTTGTTGTAGCAACACAGGCAAAAGGAGAGGTGCTTATTCATCAAAAGATGTTTGAGAGCCGTTTGTTCTTTGTAGATAAACTTATTGATATGGGTGCAAAGATTATTCTATGTGATCCGCACCGCGCTACCGTAATCGGTCATGATTTTAAATCTACTTTAAAAGCTACTACTATGGTGTCTCCGGATATTAGAGCGGGAGTTTCTTTGTTAATAGCGGCATTATCTGCAAAAGGTACTTCTACTATTCACAATATTGAGCAGATAGATCGTGGGTATGAAGATATTGATACCCGTTTGCGTGCTATTGGTGCTAAAATCACTAGAGTATAA
- a CDS encoding GNAT family N-acetyltransferase, whose protein sequence is MSKRDFTQIPLVNKKGEKGRFEIDVDGQIAFMEYMISKQNIIYLTHTEVPKSLGGQGVGSALVSKVFEFIKQADMKMAPLCPFVAAYIKRHPEEGKAILAPGYSIK, encoded by the coding sequence ATGTCAAAAAGAGATTTTACCCAGATACCACTTGTAAACAAGAAAGGTGAAAAAGGTAGGTTTGAGATTGATGTTGACGGACAAATAGCGTTTATGGAATATATGATTTCTAAGCAGAATATCATCTATTTGACCCATACGGAAGTTCCTAAGTCATTAGGAGGCCAAGGAGTGGGAAGTGCTTTGGTTTCCAAAGTGTTTGAGTTTATTAAGCAAGCTGATATGAAAATGGCGCCTTTGTGCCCGTTCGTGGCAGCTTATATTAAACGCCATCCAGAAGAAGGAAAAGCTATATTGGCTCCTGGGTATTCCATAAAGTAG
- a CDS encoding VOC family protein produces the protein MKRIFLAFLFATSSTLYVQAQQFDFKIDHFALVVEDSDVSADFYANILKLEETPHPDKKPGFRWFIVSGNSQIHLIEKEFAPFEKNKSMHLCLSTQDLDGMIAHLKKNNIKYWDWPGKEGAVTLRTDGVRQIYFQDPDKYWIEINTAEH, from the coding sequence ATGAAAAGAATATTTCTCGCTTTCCTATTCGCAACCAGCTCAACTTTATATGTACAAGCACAACAGTTTGATTTTAAAATCGACCACTTTGCATTGGTCGTAGAAGACTCAGATGTTAGCGCCGATTTTTATGCCAACATTCTAAAATTAGAAGAAACCCCACACCCGGATAAAAAACCCGGTTTTAGGTGGTTCATTGTAAGTGGCAACTCTCAAATACATCTAATTGAAAAAGAATTCGCCCCATTTGAAAAAAATAAATCCATGCACTTATGCCTATCTACGCAAGATTTAGACGGAATGATTGCGCATCTTAAAAAAAACAACATTAAGTATTGGGATTGGCCTGGCAAAGAAGGAGCCGTTACCCTACGTACTGACGGCGTACGACAAATTTACTTTCAAGACCCTGATAAGTACTGGATAGAAATCAATACTGCAGAACATTAA
- a CDS encoding DUF6340 family protein, giving the protein MKNLNQLLSAGIVLLLLSGCVSTNKLTMGATEPARISLPSNAVRVGLINRSIPSEENKVVDKIDKILSLEGLNLDREGAESAVTGLFDELTRNERFEEIVIINDTDIQRKGLGIFPAALNWQAVQEICEANGVDVLFSLEYYDTDTKVDYEATMVSVPNDFGIKANLPGHKVTLNTAIKNGWRVYDPQSKLILDEYTNNNYVTSMGSGINPMKAVEAVIGRKEAVLQRSSDIGNSYGYDVRPLRKRISRDYFVKGTDNFVIAKRRAQTGDWDGAAELWEKEVNNPDMKVAGRACYNMAIINEINGNLEKAMEWASKSYTDYNNGDALRYVNILKYRMAEKRQLERQLSR; this is encoded by the coding sequence ATGAAAAATCTTAACCAATTACTATCTGCGGGTATTGTTTTACTTCTTTTATCCGGTTGTGTTTCCACTAATAAATTAACAATGGGTGCAACGGAGCCTGCCCGAATAAGTTTACCGTCAAATGCGGTACGAGTTGGTCTGATTAACAGAAGCATTCCATCGGAAGAAAATAAGGTGGTAGATAAAATAGATAAGATTCTGTCTTTGGAAGGGCTAAATCTTGATAGGGAAGGAGCGGAGTCTGCCGTAACGGGACTTTTTGATGAACTTACACGAAACGAACGTTTTGAAGAGATTGTAATAATAAACGACACCGATATTCAAAGAAAAGGACTTGGTATTTTCCCAGCAGCCTTGAACTGGCAAGCTGTTCAGGAAATCTGTGAAGCTAATGGTGTAGATGTACTTTTCTCTTTGGAATATTATGATACGGATACAAAAGTAGATTATGAAGCTACCATGGTAAGTGTACCAAACGACTTTGGAATAAAAGCAAATTTACCCGGACATAAGGTAACGCTTAATACGGCTATTAAAAACGGATGGAGAGTTTATGATCCACAAAGTAAGCTGATTTTAGATGAGTACACGAATAATAATTACGTAACGTCTATGGGTTCTGGAATTAATCCTATGAAAGCCGTTGAGGCTGTAATAGGAAGAAAAGAAGCGGTATTGCAACGAAGTAGTGATATCGGCAACTCATATGGTTATGATGTTCGTCCGTTGAGAAAAAGAATTTCTAGAGATTACTTTGTTAAAGGCACGGATAATTTTGTAATTGCAAAAAGAAGAGCGCAAACCGGTGATTGGGACGGAGCTGCTGAACTATGGGAAAAAGAGGTGAACAATCCAGATATGAAAGTTGCCGGTAGAGCATGCTATAACATGGCTATAATTAACGAAATTAATGGTAATCTTGAAAAAGCCATGGAATGGGCTTCAAAATCATATACCGATTATAATAATGGCGATGCATTACGATATGTAAACATATTAAAGTACCGCATGGCAGAAAAGCGTCAATTAGAGAGACAGCTTTCTCGTTAA
- a CDS encoding cryptochrome/photolyase family protein, which produces MSEKISVFWFRRDLRLDDNMGFLEALKGDNPVMPIFIFDTEILENLPKDDARVTFIFETLLKMRNTLQDENSSSVGMYHGNTTSIFKTLINEYNIGAVYTNHDYEPYAKQRDEQIHNLLKENDILFQTFKDQVIFEKDDILKGDGDPYIVYTPYKNKWKEHFNPEKHLTIHYTSQYRDNLIQNSRLPNLSLADIGFKASSLKVPDPIVTPSLIDNYEDTRNYPAIENGTSRLGPHLRFGTVSVRKMMKKVIAEKNEVFWSELIWREFFMQILWHFPRTVSEAFKKKYDRINWRNNEEEFNKWKNGETGFMLVDAGMRELNETGYMHNRVRMLVASFLCKHLLIDWRWGEAYFAEKLLDYEMSSNVGNWQWAAGSGVDAAPYFRIFNPMTQVDKFDKDRKYISKWVPEHETDSYAQKMVDHKEARERCLSTYKEALN; this is translated from the coding sequence ATGTCAGAAAAGATTTCAGTTTTTTGGTTTAGGAGAGATTTACGTTTGGATGATAATATGGGATTTCTTGAAGCGCTGAAGGGAGATAATCCTGTTATGCCCATTTTCATTTTTGATACCGAGATTCTTGAGAACCTACCTAAAGATGATGCCCGGGTTACGTTCATTTTTGAAACACTGCTAAAGATGAGGAATACCTTGCAAGACGAAAACTCAAGCTCTGTAGGTATGTATCATGGCAATACAACTTCAATATTTAAAACACTTATAAACGAATATAACATTGGTGCGGTGTATACGAATCATGATTATGAGCCATACGCCAAGCAGCGGGACGAACAAATCCATAACCTTTTAAAAGAAAATGATATTCTCTTTCAGACGTTTAAAGACCAAGTTATTTTTGAAAAAGACGATATTCTAAAAGGGGACGGAGATCCATACATTGTTTATACGCCCTATAAGAACAAATGGAAAGAACATTTTAATCCTGAGAAACATTTAACCATTCATTACACTAGTCAGTACAGGGATAACCTGATTCAAAATTCCAGATTACCAAATCTATCATTAGCGGATATAGGTTTCAAAGCTTCCTCTTTAAAAGTCCCTGACCCTATTGTCACTCCCTCCTTAATTGACAATTATGAAGATACCCGAAATTACCCTGCCATTGAAAACGGAACTTCTAGATTGGGCCCTCATTTGCGATTTGGAACAGTTTCCGTTCGCAAAATGATGAAAAAGGTAATTGCCGAAAAAAATGAAGTGTTCTGGAGCGAGCTTATTTGGCGAGAGTTTTTCATGCAAATTCTATGGCATTTTCCAAGAACCGTAAGTGAAGCTTTCAAGAAAAAGTATGACCGTATCAACTGGCGGAACAATGAAGAGGAGTTTAACAAATGGAAAAATGGCGAAACCGGTTTTATGCTGGTGGATGCCGGAATGCGGGAACTTAATGAAACAGGATATATGCACAACCGGGTGCGTATGCTGGTCGCAAGCTTTCTTTGCAAACATTTACTTATAGATTGGCGTTGGGGCGAAGCCTATTTTGCAGAAAAACTACTGGATTATGAAATGAGCAGTAATGTGGGTAATTGGCAATGGGCTGCTGGAAGTGGTGTTGATGCAGCTCCGTATTTCCGCATTTTTAACCCAATGACGCAGGTAGATAAATTTGATAAGGACAGAAAATATATTTCTAAATGGGTTCCCGAGCACGAAACAGATTCCTATGCTCAAAAAATGGTGGATCACAAGGAAGCCCGGGAACGTTGTTTAAGTACATACAAGGAAGCACTCAACTAA
- a CDS encoding SDR family NAD(P)-dependent oxidoreductase has protein sequence MKKNILLIGGSYGIGLEIAKQLSEEYAVYVASRTSEKLNETNITYIPFDANTDVLDITNLPNELHGFAYCPGSINLKPFKMMSLDTFESDMQLNFFSMVKVIKEIIPLMAKESSMVLFSTVAVGSGMPYHTSVAAAKGAVEGFGKSLAAEYAPKIRVNVIAPSLVNTPLANRLLSSDKKVENMSQRHPLKRIGLAEDIANTAVFLLSEKSSWITGQIIGVDGGISTLNLS, from the coding sequence ATGAAGAAGAACATACTTTTAATTGGTGGATCATATGGAATAGGACTTGAAATAGCAAAACAACTATCAGAAGAATATGCGGTTTATGTTGCATCTAGAACTTCTGAAAAGCTGAACGAAACAAATATTACGTATATCCCCTTTGATGCAAATACCGATGTACTTGACATAACGAACTTACCAAATGAGCTTCACGGTTTTGCCTATTGTCCCGGTTCTATCAATTTAAAACCATTTAAAATGATGTCTCTAGACACTTTTGAATCCGATATGCAGTTAAATTTTTTCAGTATGGTAAAGGTCATCAAAGAAATTATACCTTTAATGGCCAAAGAAAGCTCGATGGTACTTTTTAGTACGGTAGCCGTAGGTTCCGGAATGCCTTACCACACCAGTGTTGCGGCGGCAAAAGGTGCTGTTGAAGGTTTCGGAAAATCATTGGCAGCGGAATATGCACCAAAAATACGTGTAAACGTCATTGCTCCTTCTTTGGTGAATACACCTCTGGCAAATCGTCTTTTAAGTAGTGACAAAAAGGTAGAAAATATGTCTCAAAGACACCCCTTAAAACGCATTGGTCTAGCTGAAGATATTGCCAATACAGCTGTATTTTTACTCAGTGAAAAAAGTTCTTGGATTACTGGGCAAATTATTGGTGTAGACGGTGGTATATCAACCTTAAATTTAAGTTAG
- a CDS encoding SRPBCC family protein: protein MKLYQLHSKQSFPISTAEAWTFLSDPNNLKVITPKHMGFKILSGDDRPMFPGQIIQYTVSPFPGYTTKWVTEITHVKEGEYFVDEQRFGPYALWHHKHFIKPVPGGVEMEDIIDYKIPFGILGQLAHPLLVKKQLKQIFFFREQKLIELFGALENGKKELHFKSI, encoded by the coding sequence ATGAAATTATACCAACTACACTCCAAACAATCTTTTCCTATAAGTACCGCTGAAGCTTGGACGTTTTTATCCGACCCCAATAACCTCAAAGTTATTACGCCTAAACATATGGGTTTTAAGATACTCTCTGGTGATGACCGCCCCATGTTCCCAGGTCAGATTATACAATATACAGTTTCTCCTTTTCCCGGATATACCACAAAATGGGTTACCGAAATAACCCATGTAAAAGAGGGCGAATATTTTGTGGACGAGCAACGTTTTGGGCCATATGCTCTTTGGCATCACAAACATTTTATAAAACCAGTACCTGGCGGTGTTGAGATGGAGGATATAATTGATTATAAAATTCCGTTTGGCATCCTAGGGCAACTAGCGCATCCATTACTAGTAAAAAAGCAGCTAAAGCAAATTTTCTTTTTTAGGGAACAAAAGCTAATAGAACTCTTTGGAGCATTAGAAAACGGTAAGAAAGAACTCCATTTTAAATCAATTTAA